The Budorcas taxicolor isolate Tak-1 chromosome 5, Takin1.1, whole genome shotgun sequence genome includes a window with the following:
- the LOC128048524 gene encoding exocyst complex component 5, translating to MATTAELFEEPFVADEYIERLVWRTPGGGSRGGPEAFDPKRLLEEFVNHIQELQIMDERIQRKVEKLEQQCQKEAKEFARKVQELQKSNQVAFQHFQELDEHISYVATKVCHLGDQLEGVNTSRQRAVEAQKLMKYFNEFLDGELKSDVFTNSEKIKEAADIIQKLHLIAQELPFDRFSEVKSKIASKYHDLECQLIQEFTGAQRRGEISRMREVAAVLLHFKGYSHCVDVYIKQCQEGAYLRNDIFEDAAILCQRVNKQVGDIFSNPETVLAKLIQNVFEIKLQSFVKDQLQECWKSDAEQYLKSLYDLYTRTTNLSSKLMEFNLGTDKQTFLSKLIKSIFISYLESYIEIETGYLKSRSAMILQRYYDSKNHQKRSIGTGGIQDLKERIRQRTNLPLGPSIDTHGETFLSQEVVVNLLQETKQAFERCHRLSDPSDLPRNAFRIFTILVEFLCIEHIDYALETGLAGIPSSDSKNANLYFLDVVHQANTIFHLFDKQFNDHLMPLISSSPKLSECLQKKKEIIEQMEMKLDTGIDRTLNCMVGQMKHILAAEQKKTDFKPEDENNVLIQYTNACVKVCAYVRKQVEKIKNSMDGKNVDTVLMELGVRFHRLIYEHLQQYSYSCMGGMLAICDVAEYRRCAKDFKIPLVLQLFDTLHALCNLLVVNPDNLKQVCSGEQLANLDKNILHSFVQLRADYRSARLARHFS from the coding sequence ATGGCCACGACGGCCGAGCTGTTCGAGGAGCCTTTTGTGGCAGATGAGTATATTGAACGTCTTGTGtggagaacccctggaggaggctcTAGAGGGGGACCTGAAGCTTTTGATCCTAAAAGATTATTAGAAGAATTTGTAAATCATATTCAGGAGCTCCAGATAATGGATGAAAGGATTCAAAGGAAAGTAGAGAAACTAGAGCAACAGTGTCAGAAAGAAGCTAAGGAATTTGCCAGGAAGGTACAAGAACTCCAGAAAAGCAATCAGGTTGCCTTCCAACATTTCCAAGAACTAGATGAGCACATCAGCTATGTAGCAACCAAAGTCTGTCACCTTGGAGACCAGTTGGAGGGGGTAAACACATCCAGACAACGGGCAGTAGAGGCTCAGAAGTTGATGAAATACTTCAATGAGTTTCTAGATGGAGAACTGAAATCTGATGTTTTTACAAATTCTGAAAAGATAAAGGAGGCAGCAGACATCATTCAGAAGTTGCACCTAATCGCCCAAGAGTTACCTTTTGATAGATTTTCAGAAGTTAAATCTAAAATTGCAAGTAAATACCATGATTTAGAATGCCAGTTGATTCAGGAGTTTACTGGTGCTCAAAGAAGAGGTGAAATCTCCAGAATGAGAGAAGTAGCAgctgttttacttcattttaagGGTTATTCTCATTGTGTTGATGTTTATATAAAGCAGTGCCAGGAGGGTGCTTACTTGAGAAATGATATATTTGAAGATGCAGCAATACTCTGTCAACGGGTAAACAAACAAGTTGGAGATATCTTTAGTAATCCAGAAACAGTACTGGCTAAACTTattcaaaatgtatttgaaatcaAACTACAGAGCTTTGTGAAAGACCAGTTACAAGAATGTTGGAAGTCTGATGCAGAGCAGTATCTCAAAAGTCTCTATGATTTATACACAAGAACCACAAATCTTTCCAGCAAGTTGATGGAGTTTAACTTAGGTACTGATAAACAGACTTTCTTGTCTAAGCTTATCAAGTccattttcatttcctatttggagAGCTACATTGAAATAGAGACTGGCTATTTGAAAAGCAGAAGTGCTATGATCCTACAGCGCTATTATGACTCAAAAAACCATCAAAAGAGATCCATTGGCACAGGAGGTATTCAAGATCTGAAAGAGAGAATTAGACAACGTACCAACTTACCTCTGGGGCCAAGTATCGATACTCATGGAGAGACTTTCCTGTCCCAGGAAGTGGTGGTTAATCTTTTGCAAGAAACCAAACAAGCCTTTGAAAGATGTCATAGGCTCTCTGATCCTTCTGATTTACCAAGGAATGCCTTTAGAATTTTTACCATTCTTGTGGAATTTTTATGTATTGAACATATTGATTATGCCTTGGAAACAGGACTTGCTGGAATTCCTTCTTCAGATTCTAAGAATGCAAATCTCTATTTTTTGGATGTTGTGCACCAGGCCAAtactatttttcatctttttgacaAGCAGTTTAATGATCACCTTATGCCACTAATAAGCTCCTCTCCTAAATTATCAGAAtgccttcagaaaaaaaaagaaataattgaacAGATGGAGATGAAATTGGATACCGGCATTGATAGGACATTAAATTGTATGGTTGGACAAATGAAGCATATCTTGGCtgcagaacaaaagaaaacagattttaagCCAGAAGATGAAAACAATGTTTTGATTCAGTATACTAATGCCTGTGTTAAAGTCTGTGCTTACGTAAGAAAACAAGTGGAGAAGattaaaaattccatggatgggaaGAATGTGGATACAGTTTTGATGGAACTCGGAGTACGTTTTCATCGACTTATTTATGAGCATCTTCAACAATATTCCTATAGCTGTATGGGTGGCATGTTAGCAATTTGTGACGTAGCTGAGTATAGGAGGTGTGCCAAAGACTTCAAGATTCCTCTGGTATTACAGCTTTTTGATACTCTGCATGCACTTTGCAATCTTCTGGTAGTAAACCCAGATAATTTAAAGCAAGTCTGCTCAGGAGAACAACTTGCTAATCTGGACAAGAACATTCTTCACTCCTTCGTACAACTTCGTGCTGACTATAGATCTGCCCGCCTTGCTCGACATTTTAGCTGA